The Petropleomorpha daqingensis genome includes a window with the following:
- a CDS encoding DNA-3-methyladenine glycosylase family protein yields the protein MRAVAGPAGLEVRVRAWGPGAVWAGTRVPGWLGAHDRPEEFDPAGHPLLVEVHRRSPWLRLGSTGRTWDALVPAVLEQKVTVIEAHRVWRALLRLAGEPAPGPAPEGMRVVPTPHRVLAVTDWQWHQCGLDGARRRALRAVASVASRLEPEHAADSAALQKRLMSVPGIGVWTAAEVVQRTLGDPDTVSYGDFHLKNLVGWSLAGRKTDDDGMMELLEPWRGHRQRVVRLLYVGGSMPPRRGPRVAPTNYRRI from the coding sequence GTGCGCGCGGTCGCCGGCCCCGCCGGCCTCGAGGTGCGCGTGCGCGCATGGGGCCCCGGCGCGGTCTGGGCCGGCACCCGGGTACCGGGCTGGCTGGGCGCGCACGACCGGCCCGAGGAGTTCGATCCCGCCGGGCACCCGCTGCTGGTGGAGGTGCACCGGCGCAGCCCGTGGCTCCGGCTCGGCAGCACCGGCCGCACGTGGGATGCGCTCGTCCCCGCCGTCCTGGAGCAGAAGGTGACCGTGATCGAGGCGCACCGCGTCTGGCGGGCCCTGCTGCGGCTGGCCGGTGAGCCGGCACCGGGCCCGGCGCCCGAGGGCATGCGGGTGGTGCCGACGCCGCACCGGGTCCTGGCCGTCACCGACTGGCAGTGGCACCAGTGCGGCCTGGACGGCGCCCGTCGCCGCGCGCTGCGGGCCGTGGCGTCCGTGGCCTCGCGGCTCGAGCCGGAGCACGCGGCGGACTCCGCGGCGCTGCAGAAGCGGCTGATGTCGGTGCCGGGCATCGGCGTGTGGACGGCGGCCGAGGTCGTGCAGCGCACCCTCGGCGACCCGGACACGGTCAGCTACGGCGACTTCCACCTGAAGAACCTGGTGGGCTGGTCGCTGGCCGGCCGCAAGACCGACGACGACGGGATGATGGAGCTGCTCGAGCCCTGGCGCGGGCACCGCCAGCGGGTCGTGCGGCTGCTGTACGTCGGCGGGAGCATGCCGCCCCGCCGCGGGCCGCGGGTGGCGCCGACCAACTACCGCCGGATCTGA
- the rfbD gene encoding dTDP-4-dehydrorhamnose reductase, translating into MSGTAWLVTGARGQLGLDLQAALAVRGEDAVTAVGRTELDLTDEARVRSVLRGWLAAAEASGRRPVVLNAAAYTAVDAAEEHEAEALVVNGAAPGWIAEELAGHQGSTARLVHVSTDYVFDGTATRPYGVDDDPAPRTAYGRTKLAGERAVAAAGGDAVVVRTAWVYAAHGTNFLRTMLRLEQERPELTVVDDQSGSPTWTRDLAAGLVEAALAPVQGVLHATNGGATTWCGFARRIFALVGADPERVRPVDTASFPRPAPRPAYSVLDPASWTAAGLPALPAWEDSLQRCLGDMGLLAGR; encoded by the coding sequence GTGAGCGGCACCGCCTGGCTCGTCACGGGCGCCCGCGGTCAGCTCGGGCTCGACCTGCAGGCGGCCCTGGCCGTGCGCGGTGAGGACGCCGTCACCGCGGTCGGTCGCACGGAGCTCGACCTCACCGACGAGGCGCGGGTGCGCTCGGTGCTGCGCGGCTGGCTCGCCGCCGCCGAGGCGTCCGGACGGCGCCCGGTGGTGCTCAACGCGGCCGCCTACACCGCCGTGGACGCCGCCGAGGAGCACGAGGCGGAGGCGCTGGTCGTCAACGGCGCCGCGCCGGGCTGGATCGCCGAGGAGCTGGCCGGCCATCAGGGAAGCACTGCCCGGCTCGTGCACGTCTCCACCGACTACGTCTTCGACGGGACGGCGACCCGCCCGTACGGCGTCGACGACGACCCCGCGCCCCGCACGGCCTACGGCCGCACCAAGCTGGCCGGCGAGCGCGCTGTCGCGGCCGCGGGTGGCGACGCGGTCGTCGTCCGGACGGCGTGGGTGTACGCCGCGCACGGCACCAACTTCCTGCGCACGATGCTGCGGCTGGAGCAGGAGCGGCCCGAGCTGACCGTGGTCGACGACCAGAGCGGCAGCCCGACGTGGACCCGCGACCTGGCCGCCGGGCTGGTCGAGGCCGCCCTCGCGCCGGTCCAGGGGGTGCTGCACGCGACGAACGGCGGCGCGACCACCTGGTGCGGCTTCGCCCGGCGGATCTTCGCCCTCGTCGGCGCCGATCCCGAGCGGGTGCGCCCGGTCGACACGGCGTCGTTCCCGCGGCCCGCGCCGCGGCCGGCCTACTCGGTGCTCGACCCCGCGAGCTGGACCGCGGCCGGGCTTCCGGCGCTGCCGGCGTGGGAGGACTCGCTGCAGCGGTGCCTCGGCGACATGGGGCTGCTCGCCGGGCGCTGA
- a CDS encoding Trm112 family protein, with product MTTGPLGLDPVLLEILACPDTHHTRLEVDEPAGELVCPTCSRAFPVRDGIPVLLLDEARQR from the coding sequence ATGACCACTGGACCTCTGGGCCTCGACCCCGTCCTGCTCGAGATCCTCGCCTGCCCCGACACCCACCACACCCGGCTGGAGGTCGACGAGCCGGCCGGCGAGCTCGTGTGCCCGACCTGCTCGCGCGCGTTCCCGGTGCGCGACGGCATCCCCGTGCTACTGCTGGACGAGGCCCGGCAGAGATGA
- a CDS encoding SDR family NAD(P)-dependent oxidoreductase — protein sequence MKTYDVAAVVSGGASGLGEATVRELTARGAAVTILDLQEERGKALADSLGGHTTFVRTDVTDPASVQAAIEDATGKDRPLRIAISCAGIGWAQRTVGRGGEPHDFDAFVKVVTVNLVGTFNVMRLAGSAISQTEPLEDGERGVIVNTASIAAYDGQIGQLAYSASKGGVVGMTLPAARDLSTVGIRVCTIAPGLVDTPLLGALPEEARQALSAGIPFPKRLGRPADFAELALDIVEHGYLNGEVFRMDGALRMAPR from the coding sequence ATGAAGACCTACGACGTCGCCGCGGTCGTCTCGGGTGGGGCCTCCGGGCTCGGCGAGGCCACCGTCCGCGAACTCACCGCGCGGGGCGCGGCCGTGACGATCCTCGACCTGCAGGAGGAGCGCGGGAAGGCGCTCGCCGACTCACTCGGCGGGCACACCACGTTCGTCCGCACCGACGTGACCGACCCGGCCTCCGTGCAGGCGGCGATCGAGGACGCGACCGGCAAGGACCGGCCGCTGCGCATCGCGATCAGCTGCGCCGGCATCGGCTGGGCGCAGCGGACCGTCGGCCGCGGCGGCGAGCCCCACGACTTCGACGCGTTCGTCAAGGTCGTCACGGTCAACCTCGTGGGCACCTTCAACGTGATGCGGCTGGCCGGCTCGGCGATCTCGCAGACCGAGCCGCTGGAGGACGGCGAGCGCGGCGTGATCGTCAACACCGCCTCGATCGCCGCCTACGACGGCCAGATCGGGCAGCTGGCCTACTCGGCGTCCAAGGGCGGCGTGGTCGGCATGACCCTGCCGGCCGCGCGCGACCTGTCCACGGTCGGCATCCGGGTGTGCACGATCGCCCCGGGCCTGGTCGACACCCCGCTGCTGGGCGCGCTGCCCGAGGAGGCGCGGCAGGCCCTGTCGGCGGGGATACCGTTCCCCAAGCGGCTCGGCAGGCCCGCGGACTTCGCCGAGCTGGCGCTCGACATCGTCGAGCACGGGTACCTCAACGGCGAGGTCTTCCGGATGGACGGCGCCCTGCGGATGGCACCCCGATAA
- a CDS encoding DUF3499 domain-containing protein gives MRQSRRCSRSGCAQPAAATLTYVYAESTAVVGPLATFSEPHSYDLCEFHAQRLTVPRGWEVVRHEIDVEDSGPTGDDLLALADAVREAARPEPPRNPADDGSGTRRGHLRVLPDLP, from the coding sequence GTGAGGCAGTCACGTCGCTGCTCGCGCAGCGGCTGCGCGCAACCGGCGGCGGCGACCTTGACCTACGTCTACGCCGAGTCGACCGCTGTCGTCGGTCCGTTGGCCACGTTCTCCGAGCCGCACAGCTACGACCTGTGCGAGTTCCACGCCCAGCGGCTGACCGTGCCGCGGGGCTGGGAGGTCGTGCGCCACGAGATCGACGTCGAGGACTCCGGCCCGACCGGCGACGACCTGCTGGCCCTCGCCGACGCCGTCCGTGAGGCGGCCCGCCCCGAGCCGCCGCGCAACCCGGCCGACGACGGCTCCGGCACCCGCCGCGGACACCTGCGGGTCCTGCCCGATCTCCCGTAG
- a CDS encoding metallopeptidase family protein, protein MTRPPSRSRRDRHGRGLRGRLVPDGVPLARSRAERFDDLVLDAVEDLERRWERELAGVEFAVEDVPWVEHTSPEEVVLDADVLDDDSVPLARVLPAHRENGRDVPPRIIVYRRPLEIRAHDRDDLADLVRDVVVDQVAVLLGRDPEEIDPTG, encoded by the coding sequence ATGACCCGACCACCCTCCCGATCCCGCCGCGACCGCCACGGGCGCGGGCTGCGGGGACGCCTGGTGCCCGACGGGGTGCCGCTGGCCCGCAGCCGCGCCGAGCGGTTCGACGACCTCGTGCTCGACGCCGTCGAGGACCTCGAGCGGCGCTGGGAGCGGGAGCTGGCGGGCGTGGAGTTCGCGGTCGAGGACGTGCCTTGGGTCGAGCACACCAGCCCCGAGGAGGTCGTGCTGGACGCCGACGTCCTGGACGACGACAGCGTCCCGCTGGCCCGCGTGCTGCCGGCGCACCGGGAGAACGGCCGCGACGTCCCGCCACGGATCATCGTCTACCGCCGGCCGCTGGAGATCCGCGCGCACGACCGCGACGACCTCGCCGACCTGGTGCGCGACGTCGTCGTCGACCAGGTCGCCGTGCTGCTGGGCCGCGATCCGGAGGAGATCGACCCGACCGGCTAG
- the cofD gene encoding 2-phospho-L-lactate transferase, producing MDFVVLAGGVGGARFLRGLRAAAPEAGITAIVNTGDDVTLHGLRICPDLDSVVYTLGGGIDEERGWGRAGESWTVKEELTGYGADPDWFGLGDRDLATHLIRTRMLDAGYPLSQVTAALADRWQPGVTVLPMSDERVETHVVVTDPEDGRQRALHFQEWWVRYRAELPPRSFVQVGVESARPAPGVTEALASADAVLLAPSNPVVSIGTILGVPGLRDALLATPGRIVGVSPIVGGAVVRGMADKCLPVLGIEVSAEGVGRHYGARADGGLLDAWLVAPEDTAEIPGVDVRRVPLLMSNPDTTAALARATLDAAGVR from the coding sequence GTGGACTTCGTCGTTCTGGCCGGAGGGGTGGGGGGAGCCCGCTTCCTCCGGGGGTTGCGGGCGGCGGCCCCGGAGGCCGGGATCACGGCGATCGTCAACACCGGCGACGACGTCACGCTGCACGGCCTGCGCATCTGCCCCGATCTCGACAGCGTGGTCTACACGCTCGGCGGCGGCATCGACGAGGAACGCGGCTGGGGCCGGGCGGGTGAGAGCTGGACGGTCAAGGAGGAGCTGACCGGCTACGGCGCTGATCCGGACTGGTTCGGGCTCGGCGACCGCGACCTCGCCACCCACCTGATCCGCACCCGGATGCTCGACGCCGGCTACCCGTTGTCGCAGGTCACCGCGGCACTTGCGGACCGCTGGCAGCCCGGGGTCACGGTGCTGCCGATGAGCGACGAGCGGGTCGAGACGCACGTCGTCGTCACCGACCCCGAGGACGGCCGGCAGCGGGCCCTGCACTTCCAGGAGTGGTGGGTGCGCTACCGGGCGGAGCTGCCACCCCGGTCGTTCGTGCAGGTCGGGGTCGAGTCGGCGCGCCCAGCACCCGGAGTGACCGAGGCCCTCGCCTCCGCGGACGCCGTCCTCCTCGCCCCGAGCAACCCCGTCGTGTCGATCGGCACGATCCTCGGCGTGCCCGGGCTGCGGGACGCGCTGCTGGCCACCCCGGGCCGGATCGTCGGCGTCTCCCCCATCGTCGGCGGCGCCGTCGTCCGCGGGATGGCCGACAAGTGCCTGCCCGTGCTCGGCATCGAGGTCAGCGCGGAGGGGGTCGGGCGGCACTACGGCGCCCGCGCGGACGGCGGACTGCTCGACGCGTGGCTGGTGGCGCCGGAGGACACCGCCGAGATCCCCGGGGTCGACGTCCGCCGGGTGCCGCTGCTCATGTCGAACCCGGACACGACCGCGGCCCTCGCCCGCGCCACCCTGGACGCCGCCGGTGTCCGCTGA
- the rfbA gene encoding glucose-1-phosphate thymidylyltransferase RfbA: protein MRGIILAGGTGSRLFPITQAVSKQLMPVYDKPMVYYPLSTLMMAGVREVLVITTPGDSDAFRALLGDGSRLGMRIEYAVQPRPEGLAQAFLIGADFLGDQAAALVLGDNIFYGAGLGTALGRLPEPDGGHVFAYHVANPQEYGVVEFDGSGRVLSIEEKPAKPKSSYAVPGLYFYDNQVVEIARGITPSARGELEITAVNEQYLKQGALTVTVLDRGTAWLDTGTFASLRQATEFVSVVEERQGLKIGCIEEVAWRQGWLSDDELQAIAEPLAKSGYGAYLLGLLAD from the coding sequence GTGCGCGGCATCATCCTCGCGGGCGGCACGGGCAGCCGGCTGTTCCCGATCACCCAGGCGGTCAGCAAGCAGCTGATGCCGGTCTACGACAAGCCGATGGTCTACTACCCGCTGTCGACGCTGATGATGGCCGGCGTCCGCGAGGTGCTGGTCATCACGACCCCCGGCGACAGCGACGCCTTCCGCGCGCTGCTCGGCGACGGCAGCCGGCTGGGGATGCGCATCGAGTACGCCGTGCAGCCGCGCCCCGAGGGGCTGGCGCAGGCGTTCCTCATCGGCGCCGACTTCCTCGGCGACCAGGCGGCGGCGCTCGTGCTGGGCGACAACATCTTCTACGGCGCCGGCCTCGGCACGGCTCTCGGCCGGCTGCCTGAGCCCGACGGCGGGCACGTCTTCGCCTACCACGTCGCCAACCCGCAGGAGTACGGCGTCGTGGAGTTCGACGGCTCCGGCCGGGTGCTCTCCATCGAAGAGAAGCCGGCGAAGCCCAAGAGCTCCTACGCCGTCCCCGGCCTGTACTTCTACGACAACCAGGTCGTCGAGATCGCCCGCGGCATCACGCCGAGCGCGCGCGGCGAGCTGGAGATCACCGCGGTCAACGAGCAGTACCTGAAGCAGGGCGCGCTCACCGTCACCGTGCTGGACCGCGGGACCGCGTGGCTGGACACCGGCACCTTCGCCTCGCTGCGGCAGGCCACCGAGTTCGTCTCGGTGGTCGAGGAGCGGCAGGGGCTCAAGATCGGCTGCATCGAGGAGGTCGCCTGGCGGCAGGGCTGGCTCTCCGACGACGAGCTGCAGGCGATCGCCGAGCCGCTGGCCAAGAGCGGCTACGGCGCCTATCTGCTGGGCCTCCTGGCCGACTGA
- a CDS encoding WhiB family transcriptional regulator, whose product MAGLLGIGLEADAQSWQERALCAETDPEAFFPEKGGSTREAKKICTGCEVKAECLEYALANDERFGIWGGLSERERRRLRRRAV is encoded by the coding sequence ATCGCGGGCCTGCTGGGCATCGGCCTGGAGGCCGACGCCCAGTCGTGGCAGGAGCGGGCGCTGTGCGCCGAGACCGACCCGGAGGCGTTCTTCCCCGAGAAGGGCGGCTCGACGCGCGAGGCCAAGAAGATCTGCACCGGCTGCGAGGTCAAGGCCGAGTGCCTGGAGTACGCGCTGGCCAACGACGAGCGCTTCGGCATCTGGGGCGGGCTCTCCGAGCGCGAGCGGCGCCGCCTGCGCCGCCGCGCCGTCTAG
- a CDS encoding mannose-1-phosphate guanylyltransferase → MRHAVIMAGGSGTRLWPLSRQRRPKQLLDVVADPGGGAHSLLAEAFGRLQAVLPTENIWVCTAAAYGEQIRAALPELAPGRLVLEPVARDTANAVGLAAALVADADPDAELAVVSADHVIRPVERFAAALGTAFDALAVRPDALVTLGIVPTAPATGFGYVQRGAATEVPGVAEAASFREKPDLATAQGYLASGQYLWNSGMFVWRARTVLDALADHLPETAEGLARVVAEPPGAERDAVLAEVFPALPKISVDYAVLEPAATQPGRVLVADLDVEWLDVGSWPALAATLEHVDGNAVRGLTVTLDSTGNVVLSDDPDHLVALVGVRDSVVVHTADVTMVCPVTDAERVKALLAAVEERYGARFS, encoded by the coding sequence ATGCGACACGCCGTGATCATGGCCGGCGGCTCGGGGACGAGGCTGTGGCCGCTGTCCCGGCAGCGCCGGCCCAAGCAGCTGCTCGACGTCGTCGCCGACCCCGGGGGCGGCGCTCACAGCCTGCTCGCCGAGGCCTTCGGGCGGCTGCAGGCGGTGCTGCCGACCGAGAACATCTGGGTCTGCACCGCCGCCGCGTACGGCGAGCAGATCCGCGCCGCGCTGCCCGAGCTCGCCCCCGGCCGGCTGGTGCTCGAACCGGTCGCCCGCGACACGGCGAACGCCGTCGGTCTGGCCGCAGCGCTGGTCGCCGACGCCGATCCCGACGCCGAGCTGGCGGTGGTGAGCGCGGACCACGTCATCCGGCCGGTCGAGCGGTTCGCCGCCGCGCTGGGCACGGCCTTCGACGCCCTCGCCGTGCGTCCGGACGCGCTGGTGACGCTGGGCATCGTGCCGACGGCACCGGCGACGGGCTTCGGCTACGTGCAGCGGGGCGCGGCGACGGAGGTACCGGGGGTCGCCGAGGCCGCGTCCTTCCGGGAGAAGCCGGACCTCGCCACCGCGCAGGGCTACCTCGCCTCGGGGCAGTACCTCTGGAACTCCGGGATGTTCGTCTGGCGCGCGCGCACGGTCCTCGACGCGCTCGCCGACCACCTGCCGGAGACGGCGGAGGGTCTGGCCCGCGTGGTCGCCGAGCCGCCCGGTGCCGAGCGGGACGCCGTCCTCGCCGAGGTGTTCCCGGCCCTGCCGAAGATCAGCGTCGACTACGCCGTCCTCGAGCCGGCCGCGACCCAGCCCGGGCGGGTGCTCGTGGCCGATCTCGACGTGGAGTGGCTCGACGTCGGCTCCTGGCCGGCGCTGGCCGCGACCCTGGAGCACGTCGACGGCAACGCCGTCCGCGGCCTCACGGTGACCCTGGACTCGACCGGCAACGTCGTCCTCAGCGACGACCCGGACCACCTCGTGGCGCTGGTCGGCGTCCGCGACAGCGTGGTGGTGCACACGGCGGACGTCACGATGGTCTGCCCGGTGACCGACGCCGAACGGGTCAAGGCGCTGCTCGCCGCCGTGGAGGAGCGGTACGGCGCTCGGTTCAGCTGA
- a CDS encoding coenzyme F420-0:L-glutamate ligase, with protein MSAEPPAGYSVHPVPGLPEFSPGDDLAGAIAAAAPWLADGDVVVVTSKVVSKVEGRLVRVEPGEDREAARQRAIDAESVRVVARRGPLRIVETRHGWVVAAAGIDASNVPGDALVLLPEDADASASDLRTRLAELLGVDVAVVVSDTFGRAWREGLTDVAVGAAGIAPLEDFRGAVDRHGNTLETTQVAVVDELASAADLVKGKLAGVPVAVVRGLPLRRPAGEDPGTRPLVRLGPGDLFPYGSRDLVASRAPAEDLLPRDGELAAVAEAFRVASAALPEFPVVLRYGGEEDGVVDVHLPDRATVTSALNLGALLGAVVVQLHADGWRTRWEPVGTPGGSSLMGRLWLGTAPP; from the coding sequence GTGTCCGCTGAACCACCGGCCGGCTACTCGGTCCACCCCGTCCCCGGCCTGCCCGAGTTCTCCCCCGGCGACGACCTGGCCGGGGCGATCGCGGCGGCCGCCCCCTGGCTGGCCGACGGCGACGTCGTCGTCGTCACGAGCAAGGTGGTCTCCAAGGTGGAGGGCCGGCTGGTCCGCGTCGAGCCGGGCGAGGACCGCGAGGCCGCGCGCCAGCGGGCGATCGACGCGGAGTCGGTGCGGGTCGTGGCCCGGCGCGGGCCGCTGCGCATCGTCGAGACCCGGCACGGCTGGGTGGTGGCCGCGGCCGGCATCGACGCCTCCAACGTCCCCGGCGACGCGCTCGTGCTGCTCCCCGAGGACGCCGACGCCTCCGCGAGCGACCTGCGCACGCGGCTGGCCGAGCTGCTCGGCGTGGACGTCGCCGTCGTCGTCAGCGACACCTTCGGGCGCGCCTGGCGGGAGGGGCTCACCGACGTCGCGGTCGGCGCGGCCGGCATCGCCCCCCTCGAGGACTTCCGCGGCGCGGTCGACCGGCACGGCAACACCCTGGAGACGACGCAGGTCGCCGTCGTCGACGAGCTGGCCTCGGCCGCCGACCTGGTCAAGGGCAAGCTCGCGGGGGTCCCGGTCGCGGTGGTCCGCGGGCTGCCCCTGCGGCGGCCGGCCGGCGAGGACCCGGGCACCCGGCCGCTGGTCCGGCTGGGCCCCGGCGACCTCTTCCCGTACGGCAGCCGCGACCTGGTCGCCTCCCGCGCGCCGGCCGAGGACCTGCTGCCGCGCGACGGCGAGCTGGCCGCCGTCGCCGAGGCGTTCCGGGTCGCCAGCGCCGCGCTGCCGGAGTTCCCCGTCGTCCTGCGCTACGGCGGCGAGGAGGACGGCGTGGTCGACGTCCACCTGCCCGACCGGGCGACGGTGACCTCCGCGCTCAACCTCGGGGCGCTGCTCGGCGCCGTGGTCGTGCAACTGCACGCCGACGGCTGGCGCACCCGGTGGGAGCCGGTCGGCACACCCGGCGGCAGCTCGCTCATGGGCCGGCTCTGGCTGGGGACGGCGCCCCCGTGA
- a CDS encoding phosphomannomutase/phosphoglucomutase, with protein sequence MPDLSSIVKAYDVRGVVPDQWDEDVARALGAAFAEFVSAESGASTIVTAHDMRESSVPLSRAFAEGVISRGVDVIEAGLGSTDLLYFAAGSLDVPGAMFTASHNPAQYNGIKLCRAGAAPIGQESGLVQIRELAERDSYDREPERVGEVTSRDLLPEYAAHLRSLVDLSSIRPLRVVVDAGNGMGGHTVPVVLDGLPLTVVPLYFELDGSFPNHEANPLDPANLVDLQAAVREHGADLGLAFDGDADRVFVVDERGEAVPPSAITALVAVRELAKGRGTTIIHNLITSRAVPEIVREHGGEPVRTRVGHSFIKAEMARTDAVFGGEHSAHYYFRDFWRADTGMLAAMHVLAALGEQSRPLSELAGAYSRYAASGEINSTVADAAERTAAVRKAYEETDGVTVDELDGLTVTLPDGSWFNLRASNTEPLLRLNVEAPDAARMAELRDRVLEMVRA encoded by the coding sequence GTGCCGGACCTCTCCTCGATCGTCAAGGCCTACGACGTCCGCGGGGTCGTGCCCGACCAGTGGGACGAGGACGTCGCCCGCGCGCTCGGGGCCGCCTTCGCCGAGTTCGTCTCCGCCGAGAGCGGCGCGAGCACCATCGTCACCGCGCACGACATGCGCGAGTCGTCGGTGCCCCTGTCCCGGGCCTTCGCCGAGGGCGTGATCAGCCGCGGCGTCGACGTGATCGAGGCCGGGCTCGGCTCGACCGATCTGCTGTACTTCGCCGCCGGCTCCCTCGACGTGCCCGGCGCGATGTTCACCGCCAGCCACAACCCCGCCCAGTACAACGGCATCAAGCTGTGCCGGGCCGGCGCGGCGCCGATCGGTCAGGAGTCCGGTCTGGTGCAGATCCGCGAGCTGGCCGAGCGCGACTCCTACGACCGCGAGCCCGAACGGGTCGGCGAGGTCACCTCCCGCGACCTGCTGCCCGAGTACGCCGCCCACCTCCGCTCGCTGGTCGACCTCTCGTCGATCCGCCCGCTCCGGGTGGTCGTCGACGCCGGCAACGGCATGGGCGGGCACACGGTCCCCGTCGTCCTCGACGGGCTGCCGCTCACCGTCGTCCCGCTGTACTTCGAGCTCGACGGCTCCTTCCCCAACCACGAGGCCAACCCGCTCGACCCGGCCAACCTGGTCGACCTGCAGGCGGCGGTCCGCGAGCACGGGGCCGACCTCGGGCTGGCCTTCGACGGCGACGCCGACCGCGTCTTCGTCGTCGACGAGCGCGGCGAGGCGGTCCCGCCGTCGGCGATCACCGCGCTGGTCGCCGTCCGGGAGCTGGCCAAGGGCCGCGGGACGACGATCATCCACAACCTGATCACCTCGCGGGCGGTGCCGGAGATCGTGCGCGAGCACGGCGGCGAGCCGGTCCGCACGCGGGTCGGGCACTCCTTCATCAAGGCCGAGATGGCCCGCACCGACGCCGTCTTCGGGGGCGAGCACTCGGCGCACTACTACTTCCGCGACTTCTGGCGCGCCGACACCGGCATGCTCGCGGCGATGCACGTGCTGGCCGCGCTCGGCGAGCAGTCCCGGCCGCTGTCGGAGCTGGCCGGGGCGTACTCCCGCTACGCCGCCTCCGGCGAGATCAACTCGACGGTGGCCGACGCCGCGGAGCGCACGGCCGCCGTCCGCAAGGCCTACGAGGAGACCGACGGCGTCACCGTCGACGAGCTCGACGGGCTCACCGTCACGCTGCCCGACGGGTCCTGGTTCAACCTGCGGGCCAGCAACACCGAGCCGCTGCTGCGGCTCAACGTGGAGGCACCCGACGCCGCCCGCATGGCGGAGCTGCGGGACCGAGTCTTGGAGATGGTGCGCGCATGA
- the rfbB gene encoding dTDP-glucose 4,6-dehydratase, whose product MRVFVTGGAGFIGSHYVRTMLTGGYAGFEDAEVTVFDALTYAGNLANLAPVADNPRYRFVRGDIRSREDLDAALPGHEVVVNFAAESHVDRSISGAATDFVTTNVLGAQQVFEAAVRHEIPRVLHVSTDEVYGSISEGSWTEDHPLEPNSPYSAAKAGGDLLARAYAKTYGLNISVTRCSNNYGPYHFPEKVIPLFVTNLLDGLTVPLYGQGANVRDWLFVDDHCRGIQLVVEKGAPGEFYNIGGGRELSNKELTEKLLEATGRDWSSVENIVDPRGGGHDLRYSVDYSKTAALGYAPRMPFEEGLALTVQWYRDNRAWWEPLKAAAATAR is encoded by the coding sequence ATGCGCGTGTTCGTCACCGGCGGTGCCGGGTTCATCGGATCCCACTACGTGCGGACGATGCTCACCGGGGGATACGCCGGCTTCGAGGACGCCGAGGTCACCGTCTTCGACGCGCTGACCTACGCCGGCAACCTGGCGAACCTGGCCCCGGTGGCCGACAACCCGCGCTACCGGTTCGTCCGCGGCGACATCCGCTCCCGCGAGGACCTCGACGCCGCGCTGCCCGGGCACGAGGTCGTGGTGAACTTCGCCGCCGAGTCGCACGTCGACCGGTCGATCTCCGGGGCGGCCACCGACTTCGTCACCACGAACGTCCTCGGCGCGCAGCAGGTGTTCGAGGCCGCCGTCCGGCACGAGATCCCGCGCGTGCTGCACGTGTCCACCGACGAGGTGTACGGCTCGATCAGCGAGGGCTCCTGGACCGAGGACCACCCGCTGGAGCCCAACTCGCCGTACTCCGCGGCCAAGGCCGGCGGCGACCTGCTCGCCCGGGCGTACGCGAAGACCTACGGGCTGAACATCTCGGTCACCCGGTGCAGCAACAACTACGGGCCCTACCACTTCCCCGAGAAGGTCATCCCGCTGTTCGTCACCAACCTGCTCGACGGGCTGACGGTGCCGCTGTACGGCCAGGGCGCGAACGTCCGCGACTGGCTGTTCGTCGACGACCACTGCCGCGGGATCCAGCTGGTGGTGGAGAAGGGCGCGCCCGGCGAGTTCTACAACATCGGCGGGGGGCGCGAGCTGTCCAACAAGGAGCTCACCGAGAAGCTGCTCGAGGCGACCGGCCGCGACTGGAGCTCCGTCGAGAACATCGTCGACCCGCGCGGCGGCGGCCACGACCTGCGCTACTCGGTCGACTACTCGAAGACGGCCGCGCTCGGCTACGCGCCGCGGATGCCCTTCGAGGAGGGCCTGGCGCTGACCGTGCAGTGGTACCGCGACAACCGCGCCTGGTGGGAGCCGCTCAAGGCCGCCGCCGCGACGGCCCGGTGA